A single window of Xylocopilactobacillus apicola DNA harbors:
- a CDS encoding TetR/AcrR family transcriptional regulator: MENKLATNLNYWYNTDEMPASKQKVLASAIKLFSTKGYDKTSTNEISQDADVSQAIIFKYFHSKAELLNSILSPVIKQLIPTYADQFLNSLRETKLSADHVEEGIYYLISERFYFMYRNSEIIIILISQALTNEDVKAAALSSLSKKQDKLMRLMWHKYKDLTGSKDKEAFQNFVSLIVTQVMSYFFLVTKIAPNDRYDFEKDLRRFARNVYLTL; the protein is encoded by the coding sequence ATGGAAAATAAATTAGCTACAAATTTAAATTACTGGTACAACACAGATGAAATGCCCGCTAGTAAACAAAAAGTTCTAGCTTCAGCGATTAAGCTTTTTTCAACCAAGGGTTATGATAAGACCAGCACTAATGAAATTTCTCAAGATGCCGATGTAAGCCAAGCAATTATTTTCAAATATTTTCACAGCAAGGCAGAGCTTTTAAATTCCATTCTTAGTCCAGTCATCAAGCAACTGATTCCAACTTATGCCGATCAATTTCTAAATAGTTTAAGGGAAACAAAACTCAGTGCTGATCACGTTGAAGAAGGAATTTATTATCTCATTAGTGAAAGATTTTATTTCATGTATAGAAATTCGGAAATAATTATCATTTTAATTTCCCAAGCTTTGACCAACGAAGATGTTAAAGCGGCCGCCCTAAGCTCTTTAAGTAAGAAACAAGATAAACTGATGCGTCTAATGTGGCATAAATATAAAGATCTTACTGGCTCGAAAGATAAAGAGGCATTTCAGAACTTTGTTTCACTAATCGTCACTCAAGTAATGAGCTATTTTTTTCTAGTGACCAAAATTGCACCGAATGACAGGTACGACTTCGAAAAAGATCTCCGGAGGTTTGCACGAAATGTCTACCTCACCCTCTAA
- a CDS encoding ABC transporter ATP-binding protein: MIKLSKSRVKNVLVFLSIVFMIVQVVTTLMLPNYTSDMINNGIAKNNTGYIVQAGMKMLGVTVIFILAAIGNVYCAAQVSQGFGKELRSDIYSKVLNMSRGEFDKVGTASLITRTTNDVNQIQNVTMMALRMMIQSPIMLIGASVMAYRKEAKLTSVFLVAIPVLIVFVGLILYFATPLFKSLQKKTDRINLIFREGLTGVRVIRAFRQDDFEQNRFDEANKDYTNTARKVFSLVSLMFPVMTLVMSGTNIGITWQASHLIGNIEMQMGNLVAFITYAMQILMSFMMLSMVFFLVPRAQASAARINEILDSKSELKETSSPTEIPTEIMDLSLEFKNVDFFYGKAKVPALSGVNLTMNQGQTLAIIGGTGSGKSTMINLIPRIYDATHGSVKINGIDVKDTNIDALQDHVSLVPQKSVLFKGTVRSNLLFGDESATDEQLWHALEVAQASDFVKELPGQLDGVVEQGGDNFSGGQKQRLAIARALVKSADIYIFDDSFSALDFKTDALLRQALKDDERIKNKIVVIVGQRVSTVASADQIVVLDDGKMVGLGTHQELKKNNEVYQDIVNSQIKEGDQ; this comes from the coding sequence GTGATCAAGCTTTCAAAATCAAGAGTAAAAAACGTGTTGGTTTTTTTATCAATTGTTTTCATGATCGTTCAAGTTGTAACGACTCTGATGCTACCAAATTATACTTCAGATATGATCAATAACGGGATTGCCAAAAACAATACCGGATATATTGTCCAAGCAGGGATGAAAATGTTAGGTGTAACTGTTATTTTTATTCTTGCTGCCATCGGCAATGTTTATTGTGCAGCCCAAGTATCCCAAGGATTTGGTAAAGAGTTAAGGAGTGACATCTATTCTAAAGTTTTAAATATGTCGCGTGGAGAATTCGATAAGGTCGGAACTGCTTCTCTTATCACTCGGACGACTAACGACGTCAACCAGATTCAAAACGTGACGATGATGGCATTAAGAATGATGATTCAATCGCCAATTATGTTAATTGGCGCAAGTGTTATGGCTTATCGCAAAGAAGCTAAACTTACTTCGGTGTTCTTAGTTGCCATTCCAGTTTTAATAGTTTTTGTTGGCTTAATTTTATATTTCGCAACCCCTCTTTTTAAATCTCTTCAGAAAAAAACTGACCGAATTAATTTAATTTTTCGAGAAGGATTAACTGGCGTGCGAGTAATTAGAGCTTTTCGCCAAGACGATTTTGAACAAAATCGATTTGACGAAGCTAACAAAGACTATACTAATACAGCTCGCAAAGTGTTTTCATTGGTATCTTTAATGTTTCCAGTGATGACCCTTGTTATGAGTGGTACTAACATCGGGATCACCTGGCAGGCGTCTCATTTAATAGGTAACATTGAGATGCAAATGGGTAATTTGGTTGCTTTTATTACTTACGCAATGCAAATTCTGATGAGCTTCATGATGCTTTCCATGGTTTTCTTTTTGGTTCCTCGTGCTCAAGCTTCAGCTGCCAGAATCAATGAAATATTGGATTCTAAATCAGAATTGAAAGAGACATCTTCACCAACTGAAATTCCAACAGAAATTATGGATTTATCTCTCGAATTTAAAAATGTTGATTTCTTCTATGGCAAGGCAAAAGTTCCTGCGCTAAGTGGCGTTAATTTAACTATGAATCAGGGACAAACCCTTGCAATTATTGGAGGAACGGGCTCTGGTAAATCGACGATGATTAATCTCATTCCGCGGATTTACGATGCAACTCACGGATCAGTCAAAATCAATGGCATTGACGTTAAGGATACCAATATTGACGCTTTGCAAGATCATGTGTCTTTAGTTCCCCAAAAATCAGTGCTTTTTAAAGGAACAGTACGTAGTAATTTGCTTTTTGGAGACGAAAGTGCAACCGATGAACAGCTTTGGCACGCCTTAGAGGTTGCCCAAGCAAGCGATTTTGTCAAAGAACTTCCTGGCCAGCTTGACGGAGTCGTAGAACAAGGTGGCGACAATTTCTCTGGTGGACAAAAGCAACGGCTTGCAATCGCGCGGGCCCTCGTTAAATCGGCTGACATTTATATTTTTGATGACTCTTTCTCGGCGCTTGATTTCAAGACAGATGCACTTTTGCGCCAAGCTCTTAAAGATGACGAGCGGATCAAGAACAAAATTGTCGTGATCGTCGGTCAGCGAGTTTCAACTGTAGCTAGTGCAGATCAAATTGTTGTCCTTGACGATGGTAAGATGGTCGGCCTTGGAACCCATCAAGAATTGAAGAAAAATAATGAAGTATATCAAGATATTGTTAATTCACAGATTAAGGAGGGTGACCAATAA
- the coaBC gene encoding bifunctional phosphopantothenoylcysteine decarboxylase/phosphopantothenate--cysteine ligase CoaBC, translating to MLKNKNITLYVTGSIAAYKALTLTRLLVKAQANVRVVMTEAAQKFVTPLSFQTLTKNRVLTDSFESVNPAVVDHVELARWSDLAIIAPASADFIGKMAQGLADDMACLTLLATNAPKFIAPAMNDQMWLSPAVQRNVHILQNDEVHFIDPDTGFLAEGYEGKGRMAEPAEIVNSLIAFSNLSKELVGKKVVVTAGGTQERIDPVRFIGNDSSGKMGYAVARAFLARGAEVTLISGPTKLTPPNNVKFISIESAAELQDQVIKNFATSDILVMAAAVADFKPVKQSKQKIKKDPTNDRWTLELTKNPDILQAVAKIKRLNQVTVGFAAETTDLINHATKKLCEKSLDLVVANDVSQPGVGFNVDTNQVTFISSDKTVESTELLTKSEIAELLVDKVIKKTAKSNSI from the coding sequence ATGTTAAAAAATAAAAATATCACCCTCTACGTGACGGGCAGCATTGCCGCTTATAAAGCTTTAACTTTGACACGCTTATTAGTCAAGGCCCAGGCCAACGTCCGAGTTGTTATGACCGAAGCAGCGCAAAAATTTGTGACACCTTTAAGCTTTCAGACGCTTACCAAGAATCGTGTTTTGACTGACTCTTTTGAAAGCGTTAATCCAGCGGTAGTTGATCACGTCGAGTTAGCGCGTTGGAGCGATTTGGCGATTATTGCTCCAGCAAGTGCAGATTTTATTGGCAAAATGGCGCAAGGACTTGCCGACGACATGGCTTGTTTAACACTGCTTGCAACTAATGCGCCGAAATTTATTGCACCTGCTATGAACGACCAGATGTGGCTCAGTCCAGCTGTTCAGCGAAATGTTCACATTCTACAAAACGACGAGGTTCATTTTATTGACCCTGATACAGGATTTTTGGCAGAAGGGTACGAAGGCAAAGGGCGGATGGCAGAGCCTGCAGAAATTGTCAACTCGCTGATAGCTTTTTCAAATTTATCGAAGGAACTTGTTGGAAAGAAAGTCGTCGTAACTGCTGGTGGGACGCAGGAAAGAATCGATCCCGTTAGATTTATTGGTAACGATTCTTCGGGCAAAATGGGTTATGCGGTGGCGCGGGCTTTTTTGGCGCGTGGGGCAGAAGTCACTTTAATCAGTGGTCCTACGAAGCTTACGCCTCCAAATAATGTTAAATTCATTTCAATTGAGAGTGCAGCAGAATTACAAGATCAGGTAATCAAAAATTTCGCTACAAGTGATATCTTGGTGATGGCAGCTGCAGTGGCCGATTTTAAACCAGTAAAACAATCAAAACAAAAGATCAAAAAAGATCCAACTAACGATCGTTGGACCTTAGAATTGACGAAAAATCCTGATATCTTACAGGCGGTAGCCAAGATTAAACGCTTAAATCAAGTGACCGTTGGCTTTGCAGCCGAAACGACGGACCTGATTAATCATGCAACTAAGAAATTATGCGAAAAAAGCTTGGACTTGGTCGTGGCAAACGATGTCTCTCAGCCAGGAGTCGGCTTTAACGTGGATACTAATCAAGTTACTTTTATTAGCTCAGATAAAACTGTTGAATCGACTGAATTGCTAACCAAAAGTGAAATCGCCGAATTGTTGGTGGATAAAGTAATCAAAAAAACAGCTAAATCAAATTCGATTTAA
- a CDS encoding DUF4931 domain-containing protein: MNLIFQPEVAQKKPHGSNNCPFCEPSDLTDILDQEGDCIWVVNKYRTLKDAWQTLIIETNQHDGDFSNYTQTQNRAIIKFAYSKWQEVIASEKFRSVLFYKNFGPHSGGSLTHPHMQIVGLDQIDVLDNVAIDNFTGIKVWEQGGVKVNLSTQPIGGFLEINFWLDSVKALDSFADSLQIVVRYLMNDYLEGRMDSYNLFFYQFPGQVLVKILARYVTSPYFVGYKIPQVNDEKTMEHIKNQLGQLLC; encoded by the coding sequence ATGAATTTAATTTTCCAGCCAGAGGTTGCGCAAAAGAAGCCGCACGGCAGTAATAACTGTCCTTTTTGTGAGCCGTCCGATCTCACAGATATTCTTGATCAAGAAGGGGACTGTATCTGGGTGGTTAATAAGTATCGTACTTTAAAAGATGCTTGGCAGACTTTGATCATTGAAACTAATCAGCACGATGGCGACTTCTCTAATTACACTCAAACCCAGAATCGGGCAATTATAAAATTTGCCTATTCAAAGTGGCAGGAAGTTATTGCCAGCGAAAAATTTCGCAGTGTTTTGTTTTATAAGAATTTCGGGCCGCACTCGGGAGGGAGTTTAACGCATCCGCATATGCAAATTGTCGGTCTTGATCAGATCGATGTCTTAGATAATGTGGCAATTGATAACTTTACAGGCATCAAGGTTTGGGAGCAAGGTGGAGTAAAGGTGAATCTCTCGACTCAGCCGATCGGTGGATTTTTGGAAATTAACTTCTGGCTGGATTCGGTTAAAGCGCTCGACTCATTTGCTGATTCCTTGCAGATTGTGGTCCGTTATTTAATGAACGATTATTTGGAAGGGCGTATGGATTCTTATAATTTGTTTTTCTATCAATTTCCAGGCCAAGTATTGGTCAAGATTTTGGCGCGCTATGTGACTTCTCCGTACTTTGTTGGCTATAAAATACCGCAAGTTAATGATGAAAAGACAATGGAACACATCAAAAATCAATTAGGACAGCTGTTATGTTAA
- a CDS encoding ABC transporter ATP-binding protein, with amino-acid sequence MSEVHRTKAPTSGGPGQIAVATSKPQNFWGTLLRLGSYLKKYTIAVVIVVILAIGSQIFQVQTPKVLGKATTEIFKGFMVGIQMKKNGLHITHYPINFDKIKEILFTVILLYLIAALFSFLQQFIMTQVIQSAVYNLRKELKAKMKIVPISYYDTHSNGDILSRAVNDMDNIAGTLQQNLTQLITSITMFLGTLWMMLTISWQLTLIALITIPLSLVVVGLVAPRSQKHFIQQQKSLGLLNNQIEENYAGQLIDKSFNQEDKAIKPFNEENEKLYQSSWKAQMISGLIMPLMNFVSNLGYVFVAIYGGIQVTKGKITLGNVQAFLQYTQQFSQPITQLANITNSIQTAVASAERVFEVLDEPDMKDTKVDVSDQQTDNKIEMDHVVFEYEENVPLLKDYSLSVKPGEMIAIVGPTGAGKTTIINLLERFYDIQGGSIRLDGKDTRNITREELRSHFAMVLQDTWLFNGTVWDNLKYGNENATDDEIIAAAKAAHVDDFVRQLPDEYQTVLDESASNISQGQKQLLTIARAFVANPEILILDEATSSVDTRTEIHIQHAMGRLLQNRTSFVVAHRLSTIRDADKIIVMNHGSIIETGNHHELIEKNGFYADLYNSQFAGNVSL; translated from the coding sequence ATGAGCGAAGTTCACAGAACTAAAGCGCCAACTTCCGGGGGACCAGGACAGATTGCGGTTGCAACTTCTAAACCGCAAAATTTCTGGGGCACCCTCTTACGATTAGGATCTTATCTTAAGAAATATACAATCGCCGTGGTAATTGTGGTAATTCTTGCAATCGGATCCCAAATATTCCAAGTCCAAACTCCGAAAGTTTTGGGAAAAGCTACTACTGAAATCTTTAAAGGTTTCATGGTCGGAATCCAAATGAAAAAAAACGGCCTTCATATTACCCACTATCCAATTAATTTTGACAAAATTAAAGAGATCCTATTTACGGTCATTCTCTTGTATTTAATTGCTGCGCTATTTAGTTTCCTCCAGCAGTTCATTATGACCCAAGTCATTCAAAGTGCTGTCTACAATTTACGTAAAGAGCTTAAAGCAAAAATGAAAATAGTTCCAATTAGCTATTATGACACGCATTCAAATGGAGATATTTTATCACGTGCAGTTAACGACATGGATAATATCGCTGGCACGCTCCAACAGAATTTAACTCAGCTGATCACAAGCATTACCATGTTTTTAGGAACACTTTGGATGATGTTAACAATCAGCTGGCAACTGACCTTGATTGCTCTTATCACTATTCCTTTAAGTTTAGTAGTCGTTGGACTAGTTGCTCCGCGCTCACAAAAGCATTTTATCCAGCAGCAAAAGAGCTTAGGTCTTTTAAACAATCAGATTGAAGAAAATTATGCAGGTCAACTGATCGACAAAAGTTTTAACCAAGAAGATAAAGCAATTAAACCATTTAATGAAGAAAACGAAAAACTTTATCAATCTTCTTGGAAAGCACAGATGATTTCTGGACTAATTATGCCATTAATGAATTTCGTTTCTAACCTTGGTTACGTCTTCGTTGCAATCTATGGCGGAATTCAAGTTACTAAGGGAAAAATTACTCTCGGTAACGTTCAGGCTTTCCTGCAATACACTCAACAATTCTCGCAACCGATCACCCAGCTAGCTAATATTACCAACTCAATTCAAACCGCTGTTGCTTCAGCTGAACGGGTCTTTGAGGTCTTAGATGAACCAGACATGAAAGATACTAAGGTTGATGTTTCGGATCAACAAACTGATAACAAAATCGAAATGGATCACGTAGTCTTTGAATACGAAGAAAATGTTCCACTTCTAAAAGATTATTCGCTATCGGTTAAACCAGGAGAAATGATTGCCATCGTTGGACCAACTGGCGCTGGAAAAACTACAATCATCAACCTATTAGAACGCTTCTATGACATTCAAGGCGGCTCAATTCGCCTTGACGGAAAAGATACTCGAAATATTACCCGTGAAGAACTCCGCTCACATTTTGCGATGGTTTTACAAGATACATGGCTATTTAATGGAACAGTTTGGGATAATCTTAAATACGGAAATGAAAATGCAACTGATGATGAGATCATTGCTGCCGCGAAAGCTGCCCACGTCGACGATTTTGTACGTCAACTCCCTGACGAATATCAAACAGTCTTAGACGAATCGGCTTCTAACATTTCCCAAGGACAAAAGCAATTGCTCACAATTGCCCGCGCTTTTGTCGCTAATCCTGAAATTTTAATTCTAGATGAGGCAACTAGTTCCGTTGATACGAGAACCGAAATTCACATCCAACATGCGATGGGCCGCCTGCTTCAAAATCGGACCAGCTTTGTCGTTGCTCACCGGCTTTCAACAATTAGAGACGCCGATAAGATTATCGTCATGAATCACGGATCGATCATCGAAACTGGCAACCATCATGAATTGATTGAAAAAAATGGGTTCTACGCCGATCTTTATAACAGTCAGTTTGCTGGAAACGTTAGTTTATAA
- a CDS encoding 6-phospho-beta-glucosidase: protein MTRNQLKMVTIGGGSSYTPELIEGYIKRQDQLPIKEIWLVDIPAGEKKLNIVGEMARRMVKKSGLDWKIITTLDRRAALKDADFVSTQFRVGLMAARVKDERIPGSYGFLGQETNGAGGIFKAFRTVPVILDIVKDMKELCPDAWLINFTNPSGMITEAIQHYGKWPRVIGLCNVPVMAMMTEPQTIGRELKDLTYKFAGIDHFHWHRVWDKTGKEVTMEIIDKMYEGKDAGLPKNIFEINFFKEQLEQMKMIPCGYHRYYYRQEEMLNHSLEEFDNGATRAQEVIKIEHELFKLYQDPNLNYKPKQLAERGGAHYSDAACESIASIYADKRTHMVVSTLNNGAIPDLPSDHTVEVSAQIGAAGAIPLTFGPFQPAERGWIQLMKNMELVIDKAAVTGDYGLALQAFIMNPLIPSGQKAKDLLDEMLVANKEFLPQFADKIDELIAQGVQVHDEVARNIDETLAQQNLEL from the coding sequence ATGACTAGAAATCAACTAAAAATGGTGACAATTGGTGGAGGATCCAGTTATACACCTGAATTAATCGAAGGATACATTAAAAGGCAAGATCAACTGCCAATCAAAGAAATTTGGCTGGTTGATATTCCTGCAGGCGAAAAGAAGTTAAACATCGTGGGCGAAATGGCCAGAAGAATGGTGAAGAAATCTGGTCTCGATTGGAAAATCATCACCACACTAGATCGCCGCGCAGCTTTAAAAGACGCCGATTTCGTCTCCACTCAATTTCGAGTTGGCTTAATGGCAGCACGGGTTAAAGACGAAAGAATTCCCGGCAGCTATGGATTTTTGGGCCAGGAAACTAATGGTGCGGGTGGAATTTTTAAAGCTTTTCGGACCGTGCCAGTTATTTTAGACATCGTTAAGGACATGAAGGAATTATGCCCAGATGCATGGTTAATTAATTTCACCAACCCAAGTGGAATGATCACTGAAGCCATTCAACATTATGGCAAATGGCCGCGGGTCATTGGACTTTGTAATGTACCAGTAATGGCAATGATGACTGAGCCGCAGACAATTGGGCGTGAATTGAAAGATTTGACCTATAAATTTGCGGGCATCGATCACTTCCACTGGCATCGAGTATGGGATAAAACCGGCAAAGAAGTAACGATGGAAATCATCGATAAAATGTATGAAGGCAAGGACGCTGGTCTGCCAAAGAATATTTTCGAAATTAACTTCTTTAAAGAGCAGCTTGAACAAATGAAGATGATTCCTTGTGGTTATCATCGTTATTACTACCGGCAAGAGGAAATGCTTAATCATAGTTTAGAAGAATTTGATAATGGTGCTACTCGAGCACAAGAAGTTATCAAAATTGAGCATGAACTATTCAAGTTGTATCAAGATCCCAATCTCAATTACAAGCCAAAACAACTAGCTGAACGTGGTGGAGCTCACTATTCTGATGCTGCTTGCGAATCGATCGCTTCGATCTACGCTGATAAGCGTACGCATATGGTTGTATCGACTTTAAATAACGGTGCAATCCCAGATCTACCAAGTGATCATACCGTTGAAGTCTCAGCTCAAATTGGTGCTGCGGGCGCAATTCCGCTAACATTTGGCCCTTTCCAGCCTGCTGAACGCGGTTGGATTCAATTGATGAAAAACATGGAGTTGGTGATTGACAAAGCAGCAGTGACTGGCGACTATGGCTTAGCACTCCAAGCTTTCATTATGAATCCCCTGATTCCTAGCGGTCAAAAAGCCAAAGATCTGCTTGACGAAATGTTAGTCGCTAACAAGGAATTCCTGCCCCAATTTGCTGACAAAATTGATGAGCTTATTGCTCAGGGAGTTCAAGTTCACGATGAAGTGGCTCGCAATATTGATGAAACTTTAGCTCAGCAAAATCTTGAACTTTAA
- a CDS encoding MerR family transcriptional regulator: MDNLVKVIKQLDLSIGIGEASRITGASGAQLRYWEKKGLVHPIQRIDGGNKRYDLNTLMRIILIKYYIDNGFTLSKASEIIRSRCDDGTIIRTFIMQRLNDIQNDGEMVKLHFGEIDNDPGYQMVVEVQDENVRLLRQKNKASKEEKV; the protein is encoded by the coding sequence ATGGATAACCTAGTCAAAGTGATCAAGCAACTTGATCTTTCTATTGGCATTGGTGAAGCAAGTCGCATCACAGGAGCCAGTGGAGCCCAATTAAGATATTGGGAAAAAAAAGGCTTAGTTCATCCAATCCAAAGAATTGATGGCGGTAATAAGCGTTACGATCTTAACACTTTGATGCGCATAATTTTAATCAAGTACTACATCGACAACGGGTTTACATTATCGAAAGCCAGTGAAATTATCAGATCTCGCTGCGATGATGGAACTATCATTAGAACATTTATCATGCAACGTTTAAATGACATTCAAAATGACGGTGAAATGGTCAAACTTCATTTTGGTGAAATAGATAATGACCCTGGATATCAGATGGTCGTCGAGGTGCAAGACGAAAATGTCAGATTACTTAGACAAAAAAATAAAGCTTCTAAGGAGGAAAAAGTGTGA
- a CDS encoding lysophospholipid acyltransferase family protein: MSTSPSKLTTFYHSFKEDVVTLKHQNYQLPDDYNYSTDRLTYSLLAPAVSLVAKIIAWFYAIIFLHLKVENKDLLKNINQGYFVYGNHTLPMGDSFTIFLLVPLTKVAAIVAPENLAIPVIGPLLPYGGVVPIPSNRHRLLDFNRAVLDKIKKKKAMFIYPEAHVWPYYTKIRPLELGSFHYPIETGAPVYCKTTTFQNRRWSKKPKVTVYLDGPITWNQDQSKIAQEKELRDKVQACLEKRSCLSTYEYVHYQFKGDINQ; encoded by the coding sequence ATGTCTACCTCACCCTCTAAGTTAACTACATTTTATCATTCTTTTAAAGAAGATGTGGTAACCTTGAAGCACCAAAACTATCAATTGCCAGATGATTATAATTACTCCACTGATCGCTTGACTTACAGTCTACTAGCTCCTGCTGTTAGTCTAGTCGCCAAAATTATTGCATGGTTTTATGCGATAATATTTCTTCATTTAAAGGTCGAAAACAAAGATCTTCTAAAGAATATCAATCAGGGATATTTTGTGTACGGCAATCATACCCTTCCGATGGGTGACAGTTTTACCATTTTTTTATTGGTCCCTCTTACGAAAGTGGCTGCAATTGTGGCGCCGGAAAATCTCGCGATTCCGGTGATTGGTCCGCTCCTTCCATATGGCGGAGTTGTGCCAATTCCGAGCAATCGCCATCGCCTGCTTGATTTTAATCGTGCGGTCCTGGACAAAATTAAAAAGAAAAAAGCGATGTTTATCTATCCCGAAGCCCACGTCTGGCCCTATTACACCAAAATTCGGCCACTTGAGTTGGGATCATTTCATTACCCGATCGAAACAGGAGCGCCGGTTTATTGTAAAACCACGACTTTTCAAAATCGGCGCTGGAGCAAAAAACCTAAAGTGACCGTTTATCTCGACGGTCCAATTACCTGGAATCAAGACCAATCCAAAATTGCCCAAGAAAAAGAGCTGCGCGATAAGGTTCAAGCATGCCTTGAAAAAAGGAGCTGTCTAAGCACTTATGAATACGTCCACTACCAATTTAAAGGAGACATCAATCAATGA
- a CDS encoding glycosyltransferase translates to MNILYCGDQKIRDGLITSILSLLKYNPEALNIFVLTAQIHQRKKVYHPIDDATIILLDQVVKKRNPESSVTKIDITYLFNQEKPVMNMNTFFTPNCMLRLYADELPEIPSKILYLDTDVLCHRNFEDYYYQDLHHHEIVGTLDQYGKWWFHHEARPFDYLNSGVLLLNMDLIRKNGLFAKCRRVCRTRWMLMPDQSAINRLCHTKRIVGDEYNEQHELHYDTVFRHFSNTFHFRPFRVQKVKPWQIERMHDVLHEHAFDDVLEEYLKLKEKIDD, encoded by the coding sequence ATGAATATCCTATACTGTGGTGATCAAAAGATCCGAGATGGTCTGATTACTTCAATTTTATCGCTCCTTAAATACAATCCAGAGGCTTTGAATATTTTCGTATTAACCGCTCAAATCCATCAACGCAAAAAAGTTTATCATCCCATTGATGATGCAACAATTATCTTGCTAGATCAGGTCGTTAAAAAGCGAAATCCTGAAAGTTCGGTAACCAAAATCGACATCACGTACCTATTTAATCAAGAAAAGCCTGTCATGAATATGAATACTTTCTTTACTCCGAACTGTATGCTTAGACTTTATGCCGACGAGTTACCAGAGATTCCAAGCAAAATTCTTTATCTCGACACTGATGTTTTATGTCATCGAAATTTTGAGGATTACTACTATCAAGATCTCCATCATCATGAAATAGTCGGGACACTCGATCAATATGGTAAATGGTGGTTTCACCATGAAGCTAGGCCATTTGATTACCTCAACTCCGGAGTTTTGCTTTTAAACATGGATTTAATCCGTAAAAACGGACTTTTCGCTAAATGTCGCAGAGTTTGCCGTACTCGGTGGATGTTAATGCCAGATCAATCGGCAATTAATCGGCTCTGTCACACTAAAAGAATTGTCGGAGACGAATATAATGAGCAGCACGAACTGCACTACGACACGGTCTTCCGCCATTTTTCTAACACCTTCCACTTCCGACCTTTTCGCGTTCAAAAGGTCAAGCCATGGCAAATCGAGCGCATGCATGATGTTTTGCACGAACATGCTTTTGACGATGTTCTAGAAGAATACTTAAAATTAAAGGAAAAAATAGATGACTAA
- a CDS encoding LacI family DNA-binding transcriptional regulator: MFNITTIYDIAKKTGFSKSTISRVTSGNGYVSSEKRQIILNAMQELNYTPNQVAKNLRNCKTQTIGFLSADYFPLMGEFINIFNSMAASYNYNTTVFFTKNAKNEQKILESLANHLLDAAFILTRINEWDLINSYTQFAPIATWQRVKNTNIYSNYVDHYPIYFKILEKLYNKGFERVGHVFSLERNENTKARIQAIKDFSLQHQASDHSYQLFYGQQSHAGQDVAQKWLAQKNRPTAMIFYSDYVAAQFISALRLNQVKVPEDCFVIGSDDSEIARLMNIPTVDFCFRSQAKNGFIYLYNQLNQKNLPFVPQVPKFIYQKI; encoded by the coding sequence GTGTTCAACATTACAACGATTTATGACATTGCTAAAAAAACTGGTTTCTCTAAATCAACTATTTCGCGCGTCACTAGCGGAAATGGTTATGTTAGCTCTGAAAAACGACAAATAATTCTTAATGCGATGCAAGAGCTTAACTACACTCCAAATCAGGTTGCCAAAAATCTTCGAAATTGTAAAACGCAAACCATTGGTTTCCTATCTGCTGATTACTTCCCTTTGATGGGAGAATTTATCAATATTTTTAACAGCATGGCCGCAAGTTATAACTACAACACGACTGTGTTTTTCACTAAAAATGCCAAAAACGAACAAAAAATTCTAGAATCGCTCGCTAATCATCTTCTAGATGCAGCGTTTATTTTAACGAGAATTAACGAATGGGATTTAATCAATTCCTACACCCAATTTGCTCCAATTGCCACCTGGCAACGCGTCAAGAATACCAATATTTATTCAAACTATGTTGACCACTATCCTATTTATTTCAAAATTTTAGAGAAGCTTTACAACAAAGGATTTGAACGCGTGGGGCATGTTTTCTCATTAGAGCGAAACGAAAACACTAAAGCCCGCATCCAAGCGATCAAGGACTTTTCGCTGCAACATCAAGCAAGTGACCACAGTTATCAACTTTTTTATGGACAGCAATCTCATGCTGGTCAAGACGTCGCCCAAAAATGGCTTGCCCAGAAAAATCGTCCAACTGCGATGATCTTTTACTCTGATTATGTTGCCGCCCAATTTATTAGCGCTTTAAGACTCAACCAAGTTAAAGTGCCCGAGGACTGTTTTGTGATCGGTAGTGATGATAGCGAAATCGCAAGATTAATGAACATCCCCACCGTTGATTTTTGTTTTCGCAGCCAAGCAAAAAACGGATTCATTTACCTCTATAACCAACTTAACCAGAAAAATTTACCTTTTGTGCCGCAAGTTCCTAAGTTTATTTACCAAAAAATTTAG